The following coding sequences lie in one Neosynechococcus sphagnicola sy1 genomic window:
- a CDS encoding DUF1800 family protein — translation MIRPQFWVLSLALWLTFPSPSQGATSSDAKILHLLNRLSFGPRPGEIVQVKAMGTERYIQMQLSPQSIPDPPRADGSVIAPGNSLVESCGDRPTVSPSTSPSRPKA, via the coding sequence ATGATCCGTCCTCAGTTCTGGGTGCTATCCCTCGCTTTATGGCTCACCTTCCCCTCTCCCAGCCAGGGGGCCACCAGTTCCGATGCTAAGATTCTGCATCTGTTGAATCGCCTGAGTTTTGGCCCCCGACCTGGCGAAATTGTCCAAGTGAAGGCCATGGGAACTGAGCGCTACATTCAAATGCAGCTCTCGCCGCAGTCGATTCCAGACCCCCCCCGAGCTGACGGCTCGGTTATCGCGCCTGGAAACTCTCTCGTTGAGTCCTGTGGCGATCGCCCAACAGTATCTCCCTCCACGTCCCCCTCAAGGCCAAAAGCCTGA
- a CDS encoding sirohydrochlorin chelatase, translating into MPSDLAYLFVAHGSRDPRSAQALQQLLAAVRVRLSTDKLSATHKLSAAQGVTSEGEPLIEGAVLECHPLPLHAQVQQFGEQSLQSGCQRMLVVPLFLVAGVHVMHDIPRELAIAQASLGNRLKLQLAPHLGSHRGMLQILREQMHPATATAWILIAHGSRQSGSQEAIQALVTHLGSLVKGRSETLAAYWSLPPDLSTQLSVLIAAGHHDIGLLPYVFFAGGITDGVAQVAAFTTQQHPGVKLHLAPVLAAHPGLTNLMLDYMSVPSRDAEQLGVADYPISSKG; encoded by the coding sequence TTGCCCTCTGACCTTGCCTATCTGTTCGTTGCCCACGGCAGTCGTGATCCGCGGTCGGCGCAAGCGCTGCAACAACTGTTGGCAGCCGTTAGGGTGCGACTGAGCACGGATAAATTATCGGCAACCCATAAATTATCGGCGGCCCAAGGTGTAACGTCCGAGGGGGAACCGCTGATTGAGGGCGCAGTTCTTGAGTGTCACCCCCTTCCCCTCCATGCCCAGGTGCAGCAGTTTGGGGAGCAATCCTTGCAGTCGGGTTGTCAGCGGATGCTGGTGGTGCCGCTGTTTTTAGTGGCGGGGGTGCATGTGATGCACGATATTCCTAGGGAGTTAGCGATCGCCCAAGCTTCCCTGGGAAATCGTTTAAAGCTTCAACTTGCCCCGCATTTGGGGAGTCATCGGGGGATGCTCCAGATTCTGAGGGAGCAGATGCACCCAGCAACTGCCACCGCCTGGATTTTGATCGCCCATGGCAGTCGTCAATCTGGCAGTCAGGAGGCAATTCAGGCATTGGTAACCCATCTAGGATCGCTGGTCAAAGGCCGATCGGAGACCCTTGCAGCTTACTGGTCGCTGCCACCGGACTTGTCAACACAACTCAGCGTCCTGATTGCAGCTGGACATCATGACATTGGCTTATTACCTTACGTATTTTTTGCCGGGGGGATTACAGATGGGGTTGCCCAAGTCGCTGCCTTCACCACCCAGCAACATCCAGGGGTGAAACTCCATCTAGCCCCGGTATTGGCTGCTCATCCTGGATTAACTAACTTAATGCTGGATTATATGTCAGTCCCCAGCAGGGATGCAGAACAGCTAGGAGTAGCTGATTATCCTATCAGTTCCAAAGGATGA
- a CDS encoding Spy/CpxP family protein refolding chaperone, with the protein MSVLTRLSLVMLPALLSCGGTVLLAAQSPALTAQEPAKPLLLAQNSQPARRMPGWLRTLNLNPDQMQQMQSVLRQYKPQMSERMQALQQAQAELQSLMAGTASDSQVRDKYHQIETLRQQLASLRFESTLAIRRLLTPEQRRLLADQINRQRQERQRPMNSGNSNGTPDQRPMNPGMLPDPAF; encoded by the coding sequence ATGTCTGTGTTGACACGCTTGAGTTTGGTGATGCTTCCGGCCCTGCTGTCCTGCGGTGGAACCGTGCTGTTGGCCGCGCAATCTCCGGCTCTAACCGCACAGGAGCCTGCAAAACCCCTCCTCTTAGCTCAGAATTCCCAACCCGCGCGCAGAATGCCAGGTTGGCTCCGCACCCTCAACCTCAATCCCGATCAGATGCAACAAATGCAGTCTGTACTCCGGCAATACAAACCTCAGATGTCTGAGAGGATGCAGGCGTTGCAGCAAGCCCAGGCGGAGTTGCAAAGTCTCATGGCAGGTACTGCCTCCGATAGTCAGGTGCGGGATAAATATCATCAGATAGAAACCCTGCGGCAGCAACTGGCCAGCCTGCGCTTTGAGAGCACCCTCGCCATTCGTCGCCTCCTCACCCCGGAACAACGACGGCTGCTGGCTGACCAGATAAACCGCCAACGACAGGAACGGCAGCGTCCTATGAATTCAGGGAATTCTAATGGGACGCCCGATCAACGTCCCATGAATCCAGGCATGCTCCCAGATCCAGCTTTTTAG
- a CDS encoding DUF1501 domain-containing protein has translation MNRRHFLQQAGLLTASSVFSIGLHGWALRTEAASRQRLVVIFLRGAVDGLNVVVPYQESTYYSARPNIAIPQPGKPEGALNLDGQFGLHPALNPLMPLWQNRSLAFVQACGSPDPTRSHFDAQDYMETGILGNKRASDGWMNRLLQVLPDHSPTQALNLGATMPRILTGKMPVANLPLGKGAINTLPLDRPQVSNAFDRLYSGSDPLSQAYQEGQRARKTLLTDLNSEMIMANNGAPLPDQGFNQDMRRLAHLMVSDASIQLAFLSLGGWDTHVNQGSNNGLLAGHLRALGSGLTTLAQGLGSVYRETVILVISEFGRTVHENGNRGTDHGHGNVLWAMGGRVQGGKVYGQWPGLATAQLYEGRDLAVTTDFRDPIASVLTQHLHLDRGKITQIFPGYTLAHPLELIG, from the coding sequence ATGAACCGTCGTCACTTTCTCCAGCAAGCCGGACTTCTGACTGCCTCTAGCGTTTTCTCCATTGGACTGCATGGTTGGGCCTTGCGGACAGAGGCTGCCAGCCGCCAACGGTTGGTCGTTATTTTCCTGCGCGGTGCCGTCGATGGATTGAATGTCGTGGTTCCCTACCAGGAGTCTACCTACTACTCAGCCCGCCCTAACATTGCCATTCCCCAACCCGGAAAGCCAGAGGGTGCCTTGAATTTAGATGGGCAATTTGGGCTGCACCCAGCCTTGAACCCCCTGATGCCACTGTGGCAAAATCGGAGTCTAGCTTTTGTCCAAGCCTGTGGTTCACCGGACCCCACCCGTTCCCATTTTGATGCCCAAGACTATATGGAGACCGGCATCCTTGGTAACAAACGGGCAAGTGATGGCTGGATGAATCGGCTGTTACAAGTTTTACCTGATCACTCCCCCACCCAGGCTCTGAATTTAGGGGCGACGATGCCCCGGATTCTCACAGGTAAGATGCCAGTAGCCAATTTGCCCTTGGGGAAGGGAGCCATCAATACCCTCCCCTTAGATCGCCCCCAAGTGAGTAATGCCTTTGATCGCCTCTATAGTGGGAGTGATCCCCTGAGTCAGGCATACCAAGAAGGCCAACGGGCGCGCAAAACCCTGCTAACGGATCTCAACTCGGAAATGATCATGGCCAATAATGGGGCACCCTTGCCCGATCAAGGGTTTAACCAGGATATGCGGCGACTTGCCCACTTAATGGTCAGTGATGCCAGCATTCAGCTGGCATTTTTATCCCTGGGGGGTTGGGATACCCATGTGAATCAGGGCAGTAATAATGGGTTACTGGCAGGTCACCTTCGGGCATTGGGATCGGGACTGACCACCCTAGCGCAAGGACTTGGCTCTGTTTATCGAGAGACAGTGATCCTCGTAATCTCAGAATTTGGCCGCACTGTTCACGAGAATGGCAACAGGGGCACCGATCATGGGCATGGGAATGTCCTCTGGGCGATGGGAGGCCGTGTTCAGGGAGGCAAGGTTTATGGACAGTGGCCGGGACTCGCCACGGCACAGCTCTATGAAGGACGGGATTTAGCAGTGACCACTGACTTTCGTGATCCGATCGCCAGTGTCTTGACCCAACATCTGCACCTTGATCGCGGGAAAATCACCCAGATATTTCCAGGGTACACGCTGGCTCATCCTTTGGAACTGATAGGATAA
- a CDS encoding sigma-70 family RNA polymerase sigma factor: MMATSPDVFANVQSDRQDAALDLDSSLIQHCLQGDRHSFRQLYRRHQQRVRSILYQLCGAACLDDLVQDVFFKAWKGLPHLQQTAKFSTWLYRIAWNVASDQRKALAKGRLHLQQVAHHTPTHHSDPTLLHLHYQDLVQRGLDHLSFEHRTVLILHDLQEMPQKEVATILRIPIGTVKSRLFHARAAIRQFLQQQGVHL; this comes from the coding sequence ATGATGGCTACATCGCCGGATGTGTTTGCCAATGTTCAATCCGATCGCCAAGATGCGGCCTTGGATCTCGATAGTTCCCTGATCCAGCATTGCTTGCAGGGAGATCGCCATAGTTTTCGGCAGCTCTATCGCCGCCATCAACAGCGGGTACGCTCTATCCTCTACCAACTATGCGGTGCTGCCTGCCTGGATGACTTGGTGCAGGACGTGTTTTTCAAAGCCTGGAAGGGTCTCCCCCACCTCCAGCAAACCGCCAAATTCTCGACCTGGTTGTATCGCATTGCCTGGAATGTCGCCTCTGATCAGCGCAAAGCCTTGGCCAAAGGGCGGCTGCATCTCCAGCAGGTAGCCCATCATACACCGACCCACCACAGCGACCCCACCTTGCTCCATCTCCACTACCAAGATCTGGTGCAACGCGGACTCGATCATCTCAGCTTTGAACATCGCACCGTGCTGATCCTCCACGATCTCCAAGAAATGCCTCAGAAGGAGGTGGCCACCATCCTCCGTATCCCCATCGGTACGGTTAAATCCCGCCTCTTCCACGCCCGTGCAGCCATTCGCCAGTTTTTGCAGCAACAAGGAGTTCACTTATGA
- a CDS encoding Dps family protein has product MAETQRVLRAFDQTYENPVLLDTSVTSPVCEGLNIALASFQALYLQYQKHHFVVEGAEFYGLHEFFSHCYEEVQEHAHKVGERLDGLGGTPAASFTKLAQLCCFTPEADGAFHARQMLEHDLAAEQAVISVLRRQAGQAESLGDRGTRYLYEQILLETEDRAFHLAHFLAHDSLTLAFVQANGN; this is encoded by the coding sequence ATGGCTGAGACACAGCGCGTCCTCCGCGCTTTTGATCAGACTTACGAAAATCCAGTCTTGCTGGATACCTCGGTGACATCCCCTGTCTGCGAAGGATTAAACATTGCCTTAGCAAGTTTTCAAGCCCTTTATTTGCAATATCAAAAGCACCACTTTGTGGTTGAGGGTGCTGAGTTTTATGGGCTGCATGAGTTCTTTTCCCATTGTTATGAAGAAGTTCAAGAACATGCCCATAAAGTGGGGGAACGTCTAGATGGCTTAGGGGGGACTCCTGCTGCCAGCTTCACCAAATTAGCGCAACTGTGTTGCTTTACCCCAGAAGCCGATGGTGCCTTTCATGCCCGTCAGATGCTGGAACATGACCTAGCTGCAGAGCAAGCCGTGATCAGTGTCCTCCGGCGGCAGGCAGGTCAGGCAGAAAGCTTGGGCGATCGCGGTACACGATATTTATACGAGCAGATTCTCCTGGAGACTGAAGATCGCGCCTTCCATTTGGCTCACTTCCTTGCCCATGACAGTTTAACCCTGGCGTTTGTCCAGGCCAATGGCAACTAA
- a CDS encoding DUF1800 domain-containing protein, with protein sequence MAIAQQYLPPRPPQGQKPDPEVVKAAKQRYRILVEQSAQSRLLRASESPRQLQEVMVDFWFNHFNVFANKGLTRLWVGSYEASVIRPQSLGNFRQLLGATARHPAMLFYLDNWLNTAPDSPGARGRLKGLNENYARELMELHTLGVNGGYTQQDVVTLARILTGWGLCQDFGRQLAAIADPSGFCFDSRRHDFSDKVFLGQRIKGSGIAEGEQALDILARSPATAHHLSYQLAQYFVADQPPAALVDRLAQRFIDTHGNIQAVLNTLFHSPEFWDTKYYNAKFKTPYQYVVSALRATDVSVQNLRPILGTLQQLGMPLYGCQTPDGYKNTQAAWLNPDAMTRRLSFATALASGRLPLNQVPVNPDTPLLPTPTMPPAMGVPSPQSGQTIDPQQLRITLGNPFTTQTQAAIANSPASLRAALMLGSPEFMRR encoded by the coding sequence GTGGCGATCGCCCAACAGTATCTCCCTCCACGTCCCCCTCAAGGCCAAAAGCCTGATCCTGAGGTCGTCAAGGCCGCAAAGCAGCGATATCGGATTCTCGTGGAGCAATCGGCTCAGTCAAGATTGTTACGAGCCAGCGAAAGTCCACGCCAACTCCAAGAGGTGATGGTGGACTTTTGGTTTAACCATTTCAATGTGTTTGCCAACAAGGGGCTGACCCGGCTGTGGGTGGGTTCCTACGAAGCCTCTGTGATCCGCCCCCAGTCTCTGGGAAACTTTCGCCAATTGCTCGGGGCCACCGCTCGTCACCCGGCCATGCTCTTTTACCTGGATAATTGGCTGAACACAGCCCCCGATAGCCCCGGAGCCCGCGGTCGCTTGAAGGGGTTGAATGAAAACTACGCCCGGGAGTTAATGGAACTCCATACCTTGGGGGTAAACGGTGGTTATACCCAGCAGGATGTGGTCACCCTGGCACGAATTCTCACTGGCTGGGGACTGTGCCAGGACTTTGGCCGACAGCTGGCAGCGATCGCCGACCCGAGTGGGTTTTGCTTTGATAGCCGCCGCCATGACTTCAGTGATAAGGTCTTTTTAGGGCAGCGGATCAAAGGCAGTGGCATTGCCGAAGGGGAGCAGGCTTTGGATATCCTGGCTCGTAGCCCGGCAACCGCTCACCATCTCAGCTACCAATTGGCTCAATATTTTGTTGCGGATCAACCCCCTGCGGCCCTAGTGGATCGTCTGGCTCAACGGTTTATCGACACCCATGGCAATATTCAGGCTGTCTTAAACACTCTCTTCCACAGCCCAGAATTTTGGGACACCAAGTACTACAACGCCAAGTTCAAGACCCCATATCAGTACGTCGTATCGGCTCTGCGAGCGACAGATGTATCGGTGCAGAATCTCCGTCCCATTTTGGGCACCCTGCAACAACTGGGGATGCCCCTCTATGGCTGCCAAACCCCTGACGGTTACAAAAACACTCAGGCTGCCTGGTTAAATCCCGATGCCATGACCCGCCGTCTCAGCTTTGCCACTGCCCTTGCCAGTGGTCGCCTGCCCTTGAACCAGGTGCCGGTTAATCCTGATACTCCTCTGCTTCCGACCCCTACGATGCCGCCAGCGATGGGGGTGCCAAGTCCCCAGTCCGGTCAGACCATTGACCCACAACAACTCCGCATTACCCTGGGTAACCCGTTCACGACCCAAACCCAGGCAGCGATCGCCAATAGTCCGGCATCCTTAAGAGCCGCATTAATGTTGGGTAGTCCAGAATTTATGCGGCGCTGA
- a CDS encoding tetratricopeptide repeat protein codes for MLIRWIDHTLARSGQRILLASCLNILLIFPGMALTLTTNPRRVTDGTLPLPTLLAEGHVQRLIDQGVEKLKQGNSQGAIADFTEAIQQDARNASAYYNRGLARYELGDLRGAMEDFTQAIQINPKDTKAYTSRGKARYDAGDPQGAIADLNQIIELRPKDALAYTNRALVKAELGENQAALADFNRAVEVDPTFADAYYNRGAVRMKLGDRAGAIADLSETLKLNPKFVQAYINRGLIRSQLSNYQGAMEDFSEAIQLSPKDPLAYHHRGLVRYDIDDKKAAMADFDQAIDLNPDYADAYLARGTVRADLKDKSGALTDLQKAAALYQQQGQTEDYQAAQAAIQKLQQE; via the coding sequence ATGCTTATCAGATGGATCGATCACACCCTCGCCCGATCCGGGCAGCGCATCCTCCTTGCCAGTTGCCTGAATATTTTGCTGATCTTCCCTGGGATGGCACTGACCCTGACTACCAATCCCAGGAGGGTGACAGATGGAACCCTTCCCCTGCCAACCCTACTCGCTGAGGGTCATGTGCAGCGTTTGATTGATCAGGGAGTGGAAAAACTTAAACAAGGCAATAGCCAAGGGGCGATCGCCGACTTCACCGAGGCCATTCAACAGGATGCCCGCAATGCCAGTGCCTATTACAACCGTGGCCTTGCCCGTTATGAATTAGGTGATCTCCGGGGAGCAATGGAAGACTTCACCCAAGCAATTCAGATCAATCCCAAAGATACCAAGGCTTATACCAGTCGGGGAAAGGCACGTTACGATGCTGGAGATCCCCAAGGGGCGATCGCTGACTTAAATCAAATTATTGAATTGCGTCCTAAAGATGCCCTGGCATACACCAATCGAGCCTTGGTCAAAGCTGAACTGGGTGAGAATCAAGCAGCCCTGGCAGATTTTAATCGCGCCGTGGAAGTTGATCCAACCTTTGCCGATGCTTACTACAATCGGGGCGCAGTGCGGATGAAGCTGGGTGACCGGGCAGGGGCGATCGCCGATTTGAGTGAAACTCTGAAGCTCAATCCTAAATTTGTCCAGGCCTACATTAACCGGGGTTTAATTCGCTCCCAACTCAGCAACTATCAGGGAGCAATGGAGGATTTCTCTGAGGCGATTCAACTCAGCCCTAAAGACCCCCTTGCTTACCACCATCGAGGATTGGTGCGCTATGACATCGACGATAAAAAGGCGGCAATGGCCGACTTCGACCAGGCGATTGACTTGAATCCTGACTATGCCGATGCCTACCTAGCACGGGGAACAGTGCGTGCAGACTTAAAAGACAAGTCGGGTGCCCTGACGGATCTGCAAAAAGCAGCGGCTCTCTACCAACAACAGGGGCAGACTGAAGATTATCAGGCAGCCCAAGCCGCCATCCAAAAACTACAACAGGAGTGA